The following proteins are encoded in a genomic region of Magnolia sinica isolate HGM2019 chromosome 1, MsV1, whole genome shotgun sequence:
- the LOC131252457 gene encoding uncharacterized protein LOC131252457, producing MPSYSQQQQDSNPKRSTPSQQRQRQRQRQRQQTQKYPSFALWVSALLILFLALFFSFKFPNMTTTITTSYHRFLKPSFPSSKPARILRMLIQTFTKTKTTTIQLQEKKIEKPNSMPSPICLLWMAPFLSGGGYSSEAWSYITALSDLARKKESSYPRIRLRIEHHGDQESLDFWIGLPQKLRGLAQKLYAAECDLDETVVICHSEPGAWYPPLFETFPCPPPTYGEEMPLFVVGRTMFETDRVSPEHVKRCNRMDSVWVPTDFHVSSFVRSGVDPSKVVKMVQPVDVGFFNPSKHKALDLPSGGLILGSHVQNSEKKEFVFLSIFKWEYRKGWDVLLRSYLTEFCKHDGVVLYLLTNPYHSDKEFGSKILKFVEDSNVVEPLDGWAPVYVVDTHVPQIDLPKLYKAANAFVLPSRGEGWGRPLVEAMSMALPVIATNWSGPTEFLTEENAYPLPFDHMSEVTEGPFQGHLWAEPSVDKLRVLMRHVISNPEEARRKGIQAREDMIRRFSPEVVAGLVVDQILKISKKNV from the coding sequence ATGCCGTCTTATTCACAGCAACAACAAGACTCAAATCCCAAGAGAAGCACACCATCACAACAGCGACAACGACAACGACAACGACAACGACAACAGACTCAAAAGTACCCATCCTTTGCATTATGGGTATCAGCTCTTCTCATTCTATTTCTagcccttttcttctctttcaaattccccaacatgacaactacaatcacAACATCCTATCACAGGTTTCTCAAACCAAGCTTTCCATCATCAAAACCAGCAAGAATCCTACGTATGCTCATTCAAACCttcacaaaaacaaaaacaacaaccATTCaactacaagaaaaaaaaattgaaaaacccAATTCCATGCCTTCTCCCATCTGCCTTCTTTGGATGGCCCCTTTCCTCTCTGGAGGCGGCTACTCTTCCGAAGCCTGGTCTTATATCACCGCTTTATCGGATTTAGCAAGAAAGAAAGAATCATCATACCCAAGAATTAGATTGAGGATTGAGCATCATGGGGATCAGGAATCCTTGGATTTCTGGATTGGGTTGCCTCAAAAACTCAGGGGTCTGGCCCAGAAGCTTTACGCAGCTGAATGCGATTTGGATGAAACAGTTGTCATCTGCCACAGTGAGCCTGGAGCCTGGTACCCACCTCTCTTTGAAACTTTTCCATGCCCACCACCTACCTACGGTGAGGAGATGCCATTGTTTGTTGTTGGTCGGACCATGTTCGAGACTGACCGGGTTAGCCCTGAACATGTGAAACGTTGTAACCGGATGGATTCCGTGTGGGTCCCTACTGATTTTCATGTGTCCAGTTTTGTACGGAGCGGGGTTGATCCATCCAAGGTTGTGAAGATGGTCCAACCAGTTGATGTGGGGTTCTTCAATCCATCGAAACACAAGGCGTTGGATCTTCCCTCTGGGGGGCTGATCTTAGGCTCTCATGTGCAGAATTCAGAGAAGAAAGAGTTTGTGTTTCTTAGTATTTTTAAGTGGGAGTATAGGAAGGGATGGGATGTGTTATTGAGATCTTACTTGACAGAATTCTGCAAACATGATGGGGTTGTTTTGTATTTGTTGACAAATCCTTATCACTCCGATAAGGAATTTGGAAGCAAGATTTTGAAGTTTGTTGAGGATTCTAATGTAGTGGAGCCTCTTGATGGGTGGGCCCCGGTTTATGTGGTTGACACCCATGTACCTCAGATTGATCTGCCTAAACTCTACAAGGCTGCCAATGCGTTTGTTCTTCCATCGAGGGGAGAAGGTTGGGGTCGGCCTCTTGTGGAGGCCATGTCAATGGCTCTTCCAGTGATTGCGACCAACTGGTCGGGGCCAACTGAATTTTTGACAGAGGAGAATGCGTATCCGCTACCTTTCGACCATATGAGTGAAGTGACGGAAGGACCGTTCCAGGGTCATCTTTGGGCTGAGCCATCTGTTGATAAGCTGAGAGTTCTGATGAGGCATGTGATTAGCAATCCTGAGGAAGCTAGAAGGAAAGGAATTCAGGCTCGGGAGGACATGATCAGGAGATTCTCACCTGAGGTTGTCGCAGGCCTTGTTGTCGATCAGATATTGAAGATTTCTAAGAAGAATGTTTAG